The following proteins are co-located in the Solanum pennellii chromosome 8, SPENNV200 genome:
- the LOC107028040 gene encoding F-box/FBD/LRR-repeat protein At1g13570-like isoform X1, which yields MRFQQNEIYLKTMRNASTSGVDTISNLPCNVLDVILGCLPWKDAVKTSILSKDWRYKWVTRQELDFNDEFYKSFKQDEEAKRIIYQVLLVHKGPILKFRLRNFTSCPDIDHWMHFLSKKNVQEFTLIVRIGNKYHSPHHLFTFQQLRYLELQDCLFHPPLGFKGFEKLIKLDLMHVTFDSSILTNLISKSPLLEWLRLRSITNFDILEINAANLKFLEFIGKTKSISFKNAPMLEKVTVGFLGRRLLTDTSPVCSNFPKFFHYMPSLLELDICGTTLEYLIKGGLPENPPTALNNIRTLTISSMSLRDTEVVSSAVYLITSCPKLQDLTIEFYPVGDIVEPAVQLLRPRSSSYGAMKLLQKVQVNMFTGLEMEMEFMKFILASAPVLEEVSIWNFTRFLFRSCKQMIDEMKEFRRASANVEFTFEEIDMEGRYEHEEVMEVA from the exons ATGCGATTTCAGCAAAATGAAATTTACTTAAAG ACTATGAGGAATGCTTCGACTTCTGGTGTAGATACAATTAGCAATTTGCCTTGTAATGTTCTAGATGTTATTCTTGGGTGCTTGCCTTGGAAAGATGCAGTGAAGACCAGTATCTTGTCAAAAGACTGGAGATACAAATGGGTAACACGTCAAGAACTTGATTTTAATGATGAGTTTTACAAGTCTTTCAAACAAGATGAAGAAGCCAAGAGAATTATTTACCAAGTCCTATTAGTTCATAAAGGACCAATATTGAAGTTTAGACTCCGTAATTTTACGAGTTGTCCTGATATTGATCATTGGATGCACTTCTTGTCAAAGAAAAATGTCCAGGAATTCACCCTTATTGTACGCATAGGAAACAAGTATCATTCACCTCATCATCTTTTTACATTCCAGCAGCTAAGGTATTTGGAACTTCAAGATTGCTTGTTCCACCCTCCACTCGGTTTCAAAGGGTTTGAGAAGCTTATTAAGCTCGATCTTATGCATGTCACTTTTGATTCATCAATATTAACAAATCTAATATCTAAAAGCCCGTTGCTTGAATGGTTGAGGTTGCGTTCTATCACAAACTTTGACATCCTTGAAATTAATGCTGCTAATCTCAAATTCCTTGAGTTCATTGGGAAAACAAAATCCATTTCCTTCAAAAATGCTCCTATGCTTGAAAAAGTTACTGTGGGTTTCCTTGGACGACGACTTTTGACTGATACATCTCCTGTTTGCTCTAATTTCCCGAAGTTCTTCCATTACATGCCTTCATTGCTGGAGCTGGATATATGTGGTACAACATTAGAG TACTTGATCAAGGGAGGTTTACCAGAGAATCCCCCAACTGCTCTGAACAATATCAGAACTCTCACTATTTCGTCCATGTCTTTAAGAGACACCGAGGTGGTTTCAAGTGCAGTTTACTTGATTACAAGCTGTCCTAAATTACAAGATCTTACAATTGAATTT TACCCTGTTGGGGATATTGTTGAACCTGCTGTACAGTTGCTACGACCCCGATCATCCTCTTATGGTGCTATGAAGTTGCTTCAAAAAGTCCAAGTGAACATGTTTACTGGTCTTGAGATGGAAATGGAGTTTATGAAGTTTATATTGGCATCTGCACCTGTACTTGAGGAGGTCTCCATTTGGAATTTTACACGTTTCCTTTTTCGTTCGTGTAAACAAATGATCGATGAGATGAAAGAATTTCGCAGAGCATCAGCTAATGTTGAATTCACATTTGAAGAAATCGATATGGAAGGTAGATATGAACATGAAGAAGTCATGGAAGTGGCATGA
- the LOC107028040 gene encoding F-box/FBD/LRR-repeat protein At1g13570-like isoform X2 encodes MRNASTSGVDTISNLPCNVLDVILGCLPWKDAVKTSILSKDWRYKWVTRQELDFNDEFYKSFKQDEEAKRIIYQVLLVHKGPILKFRLRNFTSCPDIDHWMHFLSKKNVQEFTLIVRIGNKYHSPHHLFTFQQLRYLELQDCLFHPPLGFKGFEKLIKLDLMHVTFDSSILTNLISKSPLLEWLRLRSITNFDILEINAANLKFLEFIGKTKSISFKNAPMLEKVTVGFLGRRLLTDTSPVCSNFPKFFHYMPSLLELDICGTTLEYLIKGGLPENPPTALNNIRTLTISSMSLRDTEVVSSAVYLITSCPKLQDLTIEFYPVGDIVEPAVQLLRPRSSSYGAMKLLQKVQVNMFTGLEMEMEFMKFILASAPVLEEVSIWNFTRFLFRSCKQMIDEMKEFRRASANVEFTFEEIDMEGRYEHEEVMEVA; translated from the exons ATGAGGAATGCTTCGACTTCTGGTGTAGATACAATTAGCAATTTGCCTTGTAATGTTCTAGATGTTATTCTTGGGTGCTTGCCTTGGAAAGATGCAGTGAAGACCAGTATCTTGTCAAAAGACTGGAGATACAAATGGGTAACACGTCAAGAACTTGATTTTAATGATGAGTTTTACAAGTCTTTCAAACAAGATGAAGAAGCCAAGAGAATTATTTACCAAGTCCTATTAGTTCATAAAGGACCAATATTGAAGTTTAGACTCCGTAATTTTACGAGTTGTCCTGATATTGATCATTGGATGCACTTCTTGTCAAAGAAAAATGTCCAGGAATTCACCCTTATTGTACGCATAGGAAACAAGTATCATTCACCTCATCATCTTTTTACATTCCAGCAGCTAAGGTATTTGGAACTTCAAGATTGCTTGTTCCACCCTCCACTCGGTTTCAAAGGGTTTGAGAAGCTTATTAAGCTCGATCTTATGCATGTCACTTTTGATTCATCAATATTAACAAATCTAATATCTAAAAGCCCGTTGCTTGAATGGTTGAGGTTGCGTTCTATCACAAACTTTGACATCCTTGAAATTAATGCTGCTAATCTCAAATTCCTTGAGTTCATTGGGAAAACAAAATCCATTTCCTTCAAAAATGCTCCTATGCTTGAAAAAGTTACTGTGGGTTTCCTTGGACGACGACTTTTGACTGATACATCTCCTGTTTGCTCTAATTTCCCGAAGTTCTTCCATTACATGCCTTCATTGCTGGAGCTGGATATATGTGGTACAACATTAGAG TACTTGATCAAGGGAGGTTTACCAGAGAATCCCCCAACTGCTCTGAACAATATCAGAACTCTCACTATTTCGTCCATGTCTTTAAGAGACACCGAGGTGGTTTCAAGTGCAGTTTACTTGATTACAAGCTGTCCTAAATTACAAGATCTTACAATTGAATTT TACCCTGTTGGGGATATTGTTGAACCTGCTGTACAGTTGCTACGACCCCGATCATCCTCTTATGGTGCTATGAAGTTGCTTCAAAAAGTCCAAGTGAACATGTTTACTGGTCTTGAGATGGAAATGGAGTTTATGAAGTTTATATTGGCATCTGCACCTGTACTTGAGGAGGTCTCCATTTGGAATTTTACACGTTTCCTTTTTCGTTCGTGTAAACAAATGATCGATGAGATGAAAGAATTTCGCAGAGCATCAGCTAATGTTGAATTCACATTTGAAGAAATCGATATGGAAGGTAGATATGAACATGAAGAAGTCATGGAAGTGGCATGA
- the LOC107028326 gene encoding bZIP transcription factor 17-like: MENSDKPLENDSSGVPVPPPDDGINNDSNMESAGQKDEVMLDDVETEIDLSIDDVFPPPDVEYLNESPESSNRKASMESGNGYSINLNYPSLEYHQHYGNCGMNNLVNSSPNVVNNSVKCGVVAEQEIRLKDLKRKKVSDDSNNAFKHEKSEFVVDGSNIRNLSSEKDEKKKSKLERDRVNSRAYRNRRKHYVEKLEDDVRTMQSTIQELSRMISHLTLENATLKTQMGSTSQIPPPHGMNPHHTIRSPWMFDAPPYMARPQGSQAPHIVIKPIPRKPQAVAPPTSRETPAAGAGSHKSAYFAPIMTGGASTSRSGEGTEMRRRNDENSVRVTNISENTREADLLELFCPFGHVNGVYVAIDQNTGMSRGFGFVNFVNREDAERAINKLNGHSYHNLILRVEWAAPSVFFP, from the coding sequence ATGGAGAATTCAGATAAACCATTGGAAAATGACTCTTCGGGTGTCCCAGTTCCACCTCCAGACGATGGAATCAATAATGACAGCAACATGGAATCTGCTGGACAAAAAGACGAAGTCATGCTTGATGATGTCGAAACAGAGATTGACTTATCCATCGATGATGTCTTCCCACCTCCTGATGTTGAATACCTGAATGAATCGCCAGAGTCATCTAATCGCAAGGCTTCCATGGAGTCTGGAAACGGTTATTCAATAAATTTGAACTACCCTTCATTAGAGTATCATCAACATTATGGCAATTgtggcatgaataatttggtaaATTCCTCTCCTAATGTTGTGAATAATTCAGTGAAATGTGGGGTAGTAGCTGAACAGGAAATTAGATTAAAGGacttgaagagaaaaaaagtgaGTGATGATTCAAACAATGCATTCAAACACGAAAAATCTGAGTTTGTGGTTGACGGTAGCAATATTAGAAATCTTAGtagtgaaaaagatgaaaagaagaaaTCAAAATTGGAGAGAGACAGGGTAAATTCTCGGGCATATAGGAATAGGAGAAAACATTACGTTGAGAAGTTAGAGGATGATGTGAGGACAATGCAATCAACAATCCAAGAGTTGAGTCGTATGATATCACATTTAACGTTGGAGAATGCGACTTTAAAGACACAGATGGGCAGCACCTCCCAGATACCACCACCCCACGGGATGAATCCACATCATACAATCAGGTCTCCTTGGATGTTTGATGCTCCGCCTTATATGGCGAGGCCACAAGGATCACAAGCGCCTCATATAGTGATCAAGCCCATTCCGAGGAAACCACAAGCAGTGGCTCCTCCAACATCAAGGGAAACGCCTGCTGCTGGGGCTGGTTCTCATAAAAGTGCTTACTTTGCTCCGATCATGACAGGTGGTGCTTCAACGAGTAGAAGTGGTGAGGGAACTGAGATGAGAAGAAGAAATGACGAAAACTCTGTTAGGGTCACCAACATTTCTGAGAACACTCGTGAGGCTGATTTGTTGGAGCTGTTCTGTCCCTTTGGTCATGTCAACGGAGTGTATGTTGCGATTGATCAAAATACAGGAATGAGCAGAGGATTTGGTTTTGTCAACTTTGTGAACAGAGAAGACGCTGAGAGGGCCATAAACAAGCTCAATGGTCATTCTTATCACAATCTCATACTTAGAGTTGAATGGGCTGCTCCAAGTGTCTTCTTTCCATGA